One window from the genome of Plasmodium cynomolgi strain B DNA, scaffold: 0180, whole genome shotgun sequence encodes:
- a CDS encoding CYIR protein (putative;~vir-type antigen), translating to DESLDSFPYEFYIKLERNLKLIPKISDESIEERSKDKNKLCFYLKYWFYDQVITKGIKNTQITQLLKIWQQNKIKKCTECECELDVKSLNDINGLKKIYDYYLFLELYKDKNIMSHNIYNKDYCKYLEDARASYKLLYISRCSKNNANDVYKYCNEFIKHIMPYDDIDMEFSISCEADNITEEEVKILLSSSAIGVSTENPSMIHGLDKTNQHMSNVHSNPISEDTSRKTSAIISVSSVGIGFILFLLYKVKELLF from the coding sequence GATGAATCTCTAGATTCGTTTCCTTatgaattttatataaaactgGAGAGGAATTTAAAGCTAATACCAAAAATATCAGATGAATCTATTGAAGAAAGAagtaaagataaaaataaactttgtttttatttgaaatacTGGTTTTATGATCAAGTAATAACCAAAGGAATTAAGAATACTCAGATAACTCAGCTTCTTAAAATATGGCaacagaacaaaataaagaaatgtaCTGAATGTGAATGTGAACTTGATGTTAAATCACTGAACGATATTAATGGattaaaaaagatttatgattattatttatttttagagctatataaagataaaaatattatgagtcataatatatataataaggaTTATTGCAAATATCTTGAAGATGCTAGGGcttcatataaattattatatatatctagatgttctaaaaataatgctaatgatgtttataaatattgtaatgaaTTTATTAAACACATAATGCCATATGATGATATAGATATGGAGTTCTCAATTTCCTGCGAAGCAGATAATATAACTGAAGAAGAAGTAAAGATTTTGCTTTCATCTTCTGCGATAGGAGTTAGTACAGAAAATCCTTCTATGATTCATGGATTAGATAAAACTAATCAGCACATGTCAAATGTTCATTCAAATCCTATTTCTGAAGACACTAGTAGAAAAACTTCAGCCATAATTTCAGTTTCTTCTGTGGGTATTGGTTTTATTCTATTTCtcttatataaggttaaagaattattattt